From the genome of Eublepharis macularius isolate TG4126 chromosome 4, MPM_Emac_v1.0, whole genome shotgun sequence:
CACAGGAGCATTCTATTCATCTCCAGAAGAAATATAGTCCATTGTTTCTGACCTCACTATTCATTCTAAAAGGGACCAAAATCAGCTCTTGCTCACCCTTCTTAAGTTCCATGGAAGAATGACATTCATTCGGTTCTGCTTTGTTGCCATAAAAGGTAGATGGTTGGCAGAGAGGAAATGGAGAATAACTTGCTAGCTGGCTAACAGCAGCTGAATACCCTCTAGCAGTAAGAATTTGTTCTTCACCTGCTCCATAGGTATTTAAGGCCTAGCCATGCCAAGTCTGAGCCTGAGGAGCTTAGTCTATAGTTGGCAGGATGATTGCTCAGGAGAAAGAAGAATACTTGCTCTTAGGGCGTTTTttcctgggaaaggaggtggtggaactcaatggtgtaGCGTGGGCTACCAGCACCCGGGGCaattcttggcaggaggtggcgcccCGGGtaccacacatgcacatgcaaagtgcatgcgtgctcctgggaccgtgtgatgacatcacttccaggaagtgacatcttcgTGCAGGGCGTGGCTGCCCCGGGAATGCTCCTGTGATTTGGGCCCGCTCGCCTCCccgcccttacctggcagcaatgttcaCTCTAAGtggtgttgtgagccagaaatctactttgtgagctgcaacttgcaagttttgagcacaccttttccaaaaccggaatccatttgattaaaagacttttgaattagattgtctgagccatttgtattgggtgccatcaatatgttgatgaaatacacttatgcatgtggttcttgaaagcttatgcccaggggtcatttcttagaaaaagagctgtaggaactcattagcgtaactcattagcatatgtcacaccccttcatcgggccaaaatggctgggatttggctgctgccagatgggggagtgttcccccacttgGCAGTGGCCCGATGAGGGCCCTTTTGGCGTCAATCGAGGCCGAAACagcccccaaatggccattttgggcacattttggcctggatcaggcccaaaatggcccagatcgggtcagtgctgggcaggggaggggtccccttccaggcaccaacccaatcctggcagttttggtctcaatcctggccgaaacgggccccaaatggccaaaaatgtccATTTGGGACACATTTGgtcccagatcagggccaaaacagccaggaacaGGTCAGTtacgggcaggggagggttcccccacccagcaccaacccgatcccggCCATTCCATCCCTGATCCCAGTGGGAATATGGCCAAAAATGGCATCCCCCACCCCAATGTGGGACGAAACGGGCaaaaaatggctggaaatggccatttttggcccatttcggCCCGGATCGGGGACAAAACGGCCTGGGATCTGGTTGGTACCAGGCGGGGGAaggttcccctgcccggcacagACCTGATCCCACCCTTTTTGGCCCAgattcgggccattttggccccaatttaaGCCTAAAtggccctaaagtcaggtgggcggggccacctgacttgtgggaactgccggaatgccgttccaatgcgttcccccttgaaatgagccctgcttatgcctcaataaagctgattagtcttaaaggtactactggactttttactattttgcaactacatactaacaaggctaactcctctggatattaaagagtgcatctgtaatatatggaattcattgccacatgatgtagcaactgctagagggtattagggactttaaaaatgatttgagaaatgtgtggatgaaaggtctaTTCACAGTTGTTTTAGCATAAGAGTTTACTAGATACTCCACGTACAGGGGCAGTATACCATCTGAacccagaccaggacaacccaggctagcctgatcatagatcttggaagctaagtaggtgatccTTCCAGGATTGtttctcagaggcaggcaatgacaaaccacctctgcatatCTTTTGCCTTAAAACCTTGCAGAGTTgctatttattttgtttgcactaattattgtcagcctttctcactgagactcaaggcacatttcaCAAGGTaattcaatataatcaacagaatggggcattcaataaacaatacaatatggaatgggttgcagaaatttgaaagcaaccAGAAGTTACAGTGCTGAAAGTGCTAACTTCCTAAACATTTATACCAGGGTAATAATGTGGGGCAGACTTGATGCGGGGGCGAATACCACTTGAGTTTCAGAAGCTGGAAGTAGACTCCCTCAACCTCCACCCTCTGCAGATGCCAgccctcaaatcttcaggaatttccctacctgtaGCTGGCAAGCTTAGTTGAGTGAGAAGCATGCGAGCCAGCCAAGGCCAGGGCACACCATGTAGCCAACTGCCCGCCTGTGCTTGGCCACCTGCCCTCTGGTGCCACCTCCTCTGGCTCCCATAGTCAAAGCAGAGAGGCCGTGTAGGCATCTGCCCATTGCCACCGTCTCCTCCAGCTCCTGCTGTTGACaggtgccagaactgcattccattGCattccagcctctctctctctctctctctctctctctctgtgtatgtaaTCGATATGAACACTGCCTTAGAGAAGCATGAAGTATTTTATCTCCCTAATACATATGAGTTTATAGTACTGAACAAGGAAATGACTGGAATCTAGCTCTGAGAGTTTAACAGTTATCATGCAGTGATACCTTCCCTCTTGTGTTTCCTCAGTTTGAGCTGTCATCCCTGCAAGCTACTCACCAACAGAGGCGGGATCTGCTAAGCAGTGTCTGTAACCGCTACACCCGTAAGCGGCGCCTCCTGACTTCCGATGACTTGCGCCACTTGGTGGTCGATGATGTTAATGGGCTACTGTATTGCTATGTCCCCAAGGTGGCCTGCACTAACTGGAAACGAGTCATGATGGTCTTGACAGGGCATGGCAAGTACCAAGACCCTTTGGATATCCCAGCTAATGAGGCTCATGTATCATCCAACCTGCGCACTCTCTCTGAGTACAGCACTCCTGAGATCAACTATCGTTTGCGTAACTACCTCAAGTTCATCTTTGTGCGGGAACCTCTTGAACGGCTTGTCTCGGCCTATCGCAACAAGTTCACTCGTAGTTACAACACGGCTTTTCACAAGCGATATGGGACAAAGATCATTCAGCGTCATCGGCAGGACCCTAGCGATGAGGCCATGGAGCGTGGCCACGATGTACGTTTTGAGGAGTTTGTGTACTATTTGCTGGATCCACAGACCCAGCATGAGGAGCCTTTCAATGAGCACTGGGAGCGGGTACACTCCCTTTGCCACCCCTGCATCATCCACTATGATGTAATAGGCAAGTACGAGACATTGGCCGAGGATGCCGACTACATCCTGCAACTGGTTGGGGCTGACGCAGGCGTCAAATTCCCATCCTCCTCCAAGACCACCAGGACCAATGACGACATCACAGCTAAGTTCTTCCAGAACGTTAGCCCTTTTTACCAAAGGAGACTATTTAATTTATACAAAATGGATTATTTGCTCTTCAACTACTCCATCCCTTCTTATTTACGCATCCGGTGAGGCTGGTGGCAAGCGACCCTGCCCTCTCTCTCCATTCTGGACTTCTACTGTTAGCAAAAATAAGAGCTGCTTATCCATTACCATTCTTGGTGTTGTGGGCAATATGGTATGACTCCAGTTTGTTAACACTGCAGCCACAGTTCTATCTCTTTCTCTTCATTTTCCAAGTAAAAGAAACTATTATTGTTCAGTTGTACTTCCTCCTATCAACCAAAGAAAGTTGTTTCCAGAATGTACCAGAATCATGGCCTATTGCCATGAGGTGGGGTGGGCAGTCAGTTGGGAACAATCTGAAAAGCAATACAAAATACGTATTTTTATGTGTTTAAAATTCTCTCAGACCTCTTTCTTGTACTGAACGTGAACCACCAAAATGTGTATTATTGTGAACAATGTCCTAGTATGAACAAGAACTTCCTGTCAGACAAAACGTATTTTatctctttcactctctctctcagtggGCATTTGATAGAATGGGGCACCCCCTTAGGGCTCACTCCCTGGCAAATTCCATTGATGTGACTAGAAATTCCACTGGAGCATTGCTTAGTAGATTGCCTGCTTGTCatctgtgtgtgtacatgtgcttGTGTGCATCATTGTCCTGATCAAGAATAACAACAAATGATTTTCTTCAATCCTTTTTAAAGTACACACCTTGGATTTATGTGTAGTTGTTTTGGTCCCTGTAAAACAAGAAACCACAATGTGGGCTTTAAGCTCCACATCAaggttatttttaaatgttggggTGGGCTGGGTAACGTGACTTCAAAAACACCTGCAAACAAAGGGTCATAAATTTTCTGCATTACCAGCCTGGGGAAATCCTCTGAAGCACTCAGTATCTTTGGATCCCACCATCCTCCAACCCTGCAGATGGGATCTCTGTTCTCTAAGCAAGAGGCATAGGGGACACAATGCACAGCTCACAGATCCAGGATGGCTTTTGTTTCTGAAAATTTGCACTTGCAGCTTATCATTTGTTTGCTTTCCCTCATATAACCTCCAGAGGATTGGGGGGGAACACCTCCAGGGAGAGAGCTGCTATCACTCATTTTCATTGTAATCTCTGCTGTGCtcctttccattgtttcctttggTAGGAGATATTCTTTCCTCCAGATTATATTCATGTAAACAGCATTTGGAAAGAGCCAGGCTACTAGCTCTCATCTGGAGAGAAGGGATTGCAGACCTAGGAAAAGAGTAGGTTCTTCTGGCATTCTAGCAGCATCTGGTAGCGATAGAGCACAGCACTTTGAACAGAGCTGTCCAGCTCTGTTTGTGCCTTACACCGGGATGACCCTCCCTTCCATTAAACTTGAATTATTCCCTTGCCTAGTAGGATGTTGTCACACAAGAAGAGCCATGCTGTATCAAATCAGTggtcccatctagtccagcatcctgtttcacacagcaagcaaccagttgccctggagggccaaaaaaAAAAGGCCCCAGAGGCCTAGGCTTTCAcctgatgttgccttctagcaTGGAgcttcagaggtttattgcctctgaatatAGAGGTTCCCTTTATGAATCATGGCAAGAATCCTTTGATTGACCTATCTATgcatctgtctaacccccttttaaagccagtcATTGCTTCCTATCCAAGGAAGCTACCATCTCGTTTATGGGCCAAATCTGTCTCCAGGCATGTTGATTTATTTCTTGAGAAGCACTTTGGAATCCTGGGGAAGAGAATGCACTCTAAGAAATGGGAAAATAGAAAACCGTAAGCAGTGATTATGTGGGATTTGGAGGAGTGTGTCAAAATGGACAAGGAGCCTGGGCGTGGAAAAAGACTTGCTGGCAAGCCCATGCCAGTCTGCCGAGATTCCAGCAATTGTACTTGAAGTGTCAGTCTTGGAACTGTAAATTTAAATTGGTCCAAATGGACAGTTTTGCTTCAATAAAGCCTGTCTCTGCCCTCCTGCATTCATGTTTTGTCTGTGTGCACAAGGAGTAGCCTCGGCTATATAAAAGTGCTGCTAACTGGATGACTGTAGTAATGAAGATGTGTGTGGTGCCACACGGACATTTGCAACATCTTCTGAGTGCTTAGGTAGGATTAAAAATCCTCTTTTTGAGCATGACAGTCCTCTCTGATGCATTAGATTGAAACGAAATCCTCATTGGGGCAAGGCTACAATCGATGCTACCCAGAACTGAGTGCTTATCTAGGTTGACTGGTTTATCAAAACTGAATCGAGAGATTTCTGAACACAGTGTATCTGCTTTTTTTCTCACAGAATTTTAGCATTCATTGGAATTCTCTTTACAGCAACCCTGCAAGATAGGCCAGGACAAAAAGACTGTGATTGGCCGTAAGTCACACAGTGAGTCTGACgcctgagcagggatttgaggtCAGGTCTCCTCAATCAAAGTCTGACGCATTGTACCCATTATATACACTGGCTTTGCTGGTCTCTTTGCCTTGGACACTTTCTCCCCCAActtgcttctgctgtcctgctgcCAGTTCCCATGGTGGTTATGTTCTACCTTAATATTCACCAGTGGGTCAGACATTGACTGGCTTTTGTCTAATGTAGCCATTGACAGTTGCTGCCATTGGGACACTGTTCACATGCTCAGGgttggtgccagagtttctggtgcctgaggccgggggcagcttcagggctgtggcCACCCCTatgcacgcacacgcacaaaGCACACATGTGCACCCAaactacatgatgatgtcactgtgtgtgacatcatcacgcagcatgccgctgCGAGCTGGGCCCATTGGTGCAGCATGCAGCTGGGATGgtacatgggtggcctcccagccctcgcGCTGCCTTGGCTACCTGCTGCGCCTGacccacagctgtgtgcaggtggcaccagcagcatggggcaactgagcaggaggactgggaggctcagactgccctgcgctgccaccgccagcacgtgctcccggctcggcacagcagctgcgggtcaGGTGCAGcatgtggctggggtggtgcgcgggcagcttcccaacCCTCCCGCTCAGCTGCCAGTGCTACCGCTGCCAGTTCCGCAGCACGCACCCCTGCCCCTGGTGCCCTAAAGCCTCCCCGAcgagtattcatccagccactccttaaaggctgccaatgagggggaacccaccacatctctaggcagctgattccactgctgaactactcttcatgagaagaagtttttcctaatgtccagttgGTATCTTCCCTCTTGTACattaaacccattgttttatgtcctatcctctgctgccatcaGGAACAACTCCCTTCCCTCCTAAGTGAcatccttttaaatacttaaagagagcaatcattcatgtctcccctcagcctccttttCTTCAgtctgaacattcccaggtccctcagtctttccctggagggcttggtctccaggcccctgaccatcctggttgctctcctctgcacctgttccaatttttccacatccttttaaaagtgaggcctccagaactgcacagaatgctccaggtggggcctggccagTGCGGTATATAGTGGGGATATTGACAAACTGAACATTTTGTGAGGGAAATAAAATGTCATTTTGAGGTAGATAAAAATGTAAGAAGAGCTGTACTAAGATTGGTGGGGGAAATGAAAATAGGGAACTTCATTCATAGCTTAGAAACACAAGAAGTGGAAAACTTACAGCATGAAGGAGGTGGAGAAACAGTTGCTTTGGAGGCTGGGTGGGCCAAAGAAGGGATGAAATGCAAGAGAGAAAAAGGCTGAAGTCTATATGCTGACTTCAATTAGCTTGCCAAATATGCAAATCTTCAGTCCTCCTCCATTTTTACAATTtaccttcatttttttaaaaaatattgttattCTACTTTTATCCTAAGATGCAAGGCAGTTTATGATATGCCAAAGCAAAAAATACTATGCAGACACATATCAAACAGATTAATGACAGCAATCAAGAATACCAGTCACAAAACTGAAAGTAACACCAAACAAAAAGCATAGCTCAAACTATACTTATTATAAAAAGGCCCCAcgcaaggggaaaaaatccctcTGCCTTGCCTGCTTTTCTAAAATTTAATAAAGGAATTCTCAATTAACCATTGGGCAAGCTATTCCATTAAGCTGGGCGGACACTTGAAATGCTCAGGCCCAGTTAGTGGCCAAGTGAACCATTCTAGGTGTGGGAAGGGATGTAGAAAAGGCATTGGTCATATGAATgaaactggcaaaccacctcatattGGGAGATGCAGTCCTTCGGATGAGCCCTTTGGAATGTGATGTGCGTGGCGCCTCAGTTTTTGTGCTTGTGCATTCTCTGATTTTCGTCTGTTCTTTACCTCATATATAGCCTTAATTCCATGGTGTTTCCTGTATCCCTTTCTGTTCCCTCAACGCACACGGCTTTGCTATTGAGTTGCCCATCAGCATGCTGCCATTCTCCCTAAACCTTGCTGTGACACAGTTAATTTGTTGCACTCAGGAAGGTCCACATCCAAAAAATTGCCTTATTAGGAAGATGGAATAGGTAATTGCGATCTTGCAAAGGTTTTCAGAATCTAAATAGATATATATGTGTGCTCTTCCACCCAGTAATGTAATGTAGGAAGAGAACATTATGTTATCTGTCAGTTAATGTTACTGTGTTTACTTGGATGCAAGCCCCATTGAAATCCAGCAGACTTACCTCCAAGTAAATATAATTAGGACCACAGCCTATTGTATTTGGGGAGGTGTACACACTGCAATAAAAAAGTGTACATAAAGATTCCTATTGCAAAATGAGGTTTCTGCTATTAATGCCCCAAATCCAGCCAAAGGGAAATGACTCTAACCTCTAGTGATTGTACTGGAAGAGTCATGTACATAAAATCAAGAGACCCTTAAATAGTGccgtcctaagaagagttacacccttttaagtccactgaagttgatgggcttagaagggcgtaactttAGGATGAATTCCTCTTCCTTTAAAGACCCTGTTATGAGCCTGGACCTATGTTGTGAAGGCCTAGTGGCTCCAGGGAAGCCTGCACTAGAGTGACTACAGGGCCAACATTTCCAAGGTCATtttggaccctgtgattggttaaaaggggatttggagggggaaattaTACCCTAAGAGAAGTAGGGGATGGTGGCTGGGAAGAGGGATAAAATGTCTCGCTAAAAGCAGGAGGGCGTTCACTCCTAGGCAGCAGAGCTGAAGACAGGCTGCTGCAGATGAATCCCTCATCCAGGAGGGATGAGTCAGCTTGAAGCCAGTCACCATGAGATAGCTAGGAAAAGTCTAGATAGATGTGTtagtgtgttttattttgttggttcACCTACCTTTATTGTTCTCCTTATTCTATAAAGTTTTGAAAACCAGTTGTTACTAGACCTCTTGAATAAaattgtttattattctgcctgggtcctcacacctcattcggtcacacataaagtaaaacctactgggaaagagtaaacaaacGCAGTTGGGTGGGTGCTTTGGGCCTCCCTGAGGGGACCTGTACCAGAGTCGTGGCAGCTTACAGAGAGCTTCCATAGTCCCCGGCCTATAACAGACCTCAAGATCATCCCATTCTAGCCTCCCAGTACAGGTCGAAACAGACAGCTGCAACCCTTCAAGAATATGGAAGTTATGGAAGATAACTAGGCTAAGGTCACCTTCATGGCTGAGCATGGATTTGAACCAAGGgtttagggttgtcaggttcctTAAGTAccctggcgggagactgggatgctggcacttACCCTTCATCGCCTTTGAAGTTCTTGTCATGCACACGCTCTGCACGCACACGCTCCCAGTgtgcatgatggtgtcacttccaggaagtgatgtcatcatgtgggtcaaagagCAGCCTGGGAGCATAAGCGCGCTCCCCAAAGGACTGAATCGCCCCCGGGCCCGATTCGGCCCAAACGCGCCTATTGCGGTGCGAGCGGACATGCCGTGCTGCCCTGGAGTGCGCCTGTAGGGGcgtgccccccgctggccaggtaagtgggggcgaggggaagaggtgggagcaggggatcccccaccccagcgggggaatggcaagcctataaGAGCTGTACTTGTTTTTTCTCTTCCATTTACTTTTTCTACACAATAGCCTGT
Proteins encoded in this window:
- the CHST13 gene encoding carbohydrate sulfotransferase 13, translated to MRKSRLYRTILATCLGSLLLVVFYFQSSLNPAAEDRILQTSWHGKSGRSPLQTLYEIDKFELSSLQATHQQRRDLLSSVCNRYTRKRRLLTSDDLRHLVVDDVNGLLYCYVPKVACTNWKRVMMVLTGHGKYQDPLDIPANEAHVSSNLRTLSEYSTPEINYRLRNYLKFIFVREPLERLVSAYRNKFTRSYNTAFHKRYGTKIIQRHRQDPSDEAMERGHDVRFEEFVYYLLDPQTQHEEPFNEHWERVHSLCHPCIIHYDVIGKYETLAEDADYILQLVGADAGVKFPSSSKTTRTNDDITAKFFQNVSPFYQRRLFNLYKMDYLLFNYSIPSYLRIR